In Mytilus edulis chromosome 4, xbMytEdul2.2, whole genome shotgun sequence, the following proteins share a genomic window:
- the LOC139520928 gene encoding uncharacterized protein, whose protein sequence is MDHPLDIVSDLQHSLMNSHGLLKKMKAISRQLNASHTLLLMKQSTSNEQLSEYVQDIRMKLEIFHEEMMHELASAFQEKTSYLNSCLVQLQREEATVKQLCLETEGLLKKVVKTVNPAQFQRGKTLLEAFKIISKENSADLELEEDVICLDFVPQRPADDYSNFGSIRINHADNLVKADNNQKNLNQNRVTLSKSSQTEVLFKDYCPFCGRTYSKGKKDVDSQTMISCVECETPSPVHVDGNVIASKSVNSTEQVLQNKCPGQDIAINSVLKNLDNRKLLETVNPNISPCVRLVRNFLEDVGLSKRSTSEESISSYPEDCKSSPSKPLRKEKLPGKVQMRKTAGKKLKDKKFEEDFVWNSSDDEMAEERSSLNVKNHGDGKVDSKKHLGHDTDNHTQNLYVPPQPPGIAEIPKMPALPLSEKETLKQKKPMLAARSLSMLTGLMTTAKAENVIHEPHVSHKDFPEDAENSDWWRKTTDTENFQSHVSPIIEPKSIEKCLPFGGGLGSGDSKTEYWLNDQSDMMTSNSITSTPKGQKKITESVYTDQSLIDEEAEEFRLRRPSTNIKISPRPVTVKTEKDANNNFNAIPINYRMASLEGSGGHLDHKKQSIIPSPVKFEPVPLPVKFEPLPLPIKFEPVPLPVKSMVKTENLQTKDDRTDGDSSGIADSGWEEDSGVSDGKDSGKFGNNSLETSQDKATFIRGGEIWTETVPKVVTTGKSNPAYRSNVGRGHNAMNDWCETGINSKTGQHYVHSLNKLQEAYSSGDEWCETGSGAKSKQVTSLLTGKKGHNPKDDWGSSVTGPSTGISTSKINTGEPDEAKLNKPEPDTLSVNPRASTPSPVAKYIEKMSKGVSKILPPIPAKLIGKIGGKDQGFHFPIGVTTSSNGDVIVADTGNHLVKIFTADGKLKLTIGTTLKPAMQRPSAVVVNERDELFVKDDKCIRMFDLERGAIIRQMGIGQLSQPYGLSMTPDKNLLTLDVDKRNPKIVIFSQKGELVNSFPYEPLQGRIPQTRCRFLDVGQSTLVVSDLGRHEIYVTDLQGKIKSYFGRGGYGNGEFFEPSGVVVDSTGNMIVADSKNDRVQIFRPDGGFVCIVGFSEPIKRPSDMHLTEDGRLIVVNFLNHQLKIYKLGDT, encoded by the exons ACAGTTAATCCTGCACAGTTTCAGAGAGGGAAAACTCTCCTGGAAGCTTTTAA GATAATTTCTAAAGAAAATTCTGCCGACCTTGAACTGGAGGAAGATGTAATATGTTTAGACTTTGTACCTCAGAGACCAGCTGATGACTACTCTAACTTTGGAAGTATTAGGATTAATCATGCTGACAACCTTGTTAAAGCAGACAACAATCAGAAAAACTTGAACCAAAATAGGGTGACACTGTCCAAGTCCAGTCAAACAGAAGTACTGTTTAAAGACTATTGTCCATTTTGTGGACGTACTTACAGTAAAGGCAAGAAAGATGTAGACAGCCAGACTATGATAAGTTGTGTAGAGTGTGAAACACCATCCCCTGTACATGTGGATGGGAATGTTATTGCTAGTAAATCAGTAAATTCAACTGAACaggttttacaaaataaatgtccCGGTCAGGACATAGCTATAAAcagtgttttaaaaaatttggaTAATAGAAAATTGTTGGAAACTGTTAATCCTAACATCTCTCCTTGTGTGAGGTTAGTACGTAACTTTCTAGAGGATGTTGGTTTGAGTAAGAGATCCACATCAGAGGAGAGTATTTCCTCATATCCTGAAGATTGTAAAAGTTCGCCTTCAAAACCGCTTAGGAAGGAGAAATTACCAGGGAAAGTTCAAATGAGAAAAACGGCTGGAAAGAAACTGAAagataaaaagtttgaagaagattTTGTTTGGAATAGTAGTGATGATGAGATGGCGGAGGAAAGATCGTCCTTAAATGTCAAAAATCATGGAGACGGAAAAGTAGACAGTAAAAAACATCTAGGACATGATACTGACAACCACACACAGAATTTATATGT ACCACCTCAACCTCCTGGTATCGCAGAAATACCAAAGATGCCAGCTCTCCCTCTATCTGAGAAGGAGACACTGAAACAGAAGAAACCAATGTTAGCTGCTCGAAGTCTGTCTATGTTGACTGGTCTGATGACTACAGCCAAAGCTGAGAATGTCATACATGAGCCACATGTTAGTCATAAAG atTTTCCTGAAGATGCTGAAAATTCAGACTGGTGGCGAAAAACAACTGATACAGAAAATTTCCAGTCACATGTATCTCCAATTATAGAACCTAAATCTATTGAAAAATGTCTACCATTTGGAGGAGGCCTAGGATCAGGGGACAGTAAAACAGAATATTGGTTGAACGACCAGTCAGACATGATGACCTCTAATTCTATTACAAGTACACCTAAAGGTCAAAAGAAAATTACTGAGTCAGTATATACAGATCAAAGTCTTATTGACGAAGAAGCAGAGGAATTTAGATTGAGACGCCCTTCCACCAATATAAAGATATCTCCCCGTCCAGTAACAGTTAAAACTGAAAAAGatgcaaataacaattttaatgcTATCCCAATAAATTATAGAATGGCCAGTCTAGAAGGAAGTGGTGGACATCTTGACCATAAGAAGCAGAGTATTATACCATCACCTGTCAAATTTGAACCCGTACCATTACCTGTCAAATTTGAACCCCTACCATTACCTATAAAATTTGAACCTGTACCATTACCTGTAAAATCAATGGTCAAGACTGAAAATCTTCAGACCAAAGATGACAGGACGGATGGGGATTCAAGCGGTATAGCTGATTCTGGCTGGGAAGAAGATTCTGGAGTGTCTGATGGTAAAGATTCCGGAAAGTTCGGCAATAATTCGTTGGAAACCTCCCAAGACAAAGCTACATTCATTAGGGGTGGAGAAATATGGACAGAAACTGTCCCCAAGGTTGTGACAACTGGGAAAAGTAACCCTGCTTACAGGTCAAATGTGGGGAGAGGTCACAATGCAATGAACGACTGGTGTGAAACAGGcataaattctaaaacaggacaACATTATGTTCACAGCTTAAACAAGTTACAGGAAGCATATAGTTCAGGCGATGAGTGGTGTGAGACAGGGTCTGGTGCTAAAAGTAAACAAGTAACCAGTTTGTTAACAGGcaaaaaggggcataaccctaaaGACGATTGGGGTAGTTCAGTTACTGGTCCTTCAACAGGAATCAGTACAAGCAAAATTAACACCGGAGAACCAGATGAAGCAAAACTGAACAAACCTGAACCAGACACACTGAGTGTTAATCCTAGAGCTAGTACACCTAGTCCTGTTGCTAAATACATAGAGAAAATGTCAAAAg GTGTATCCAAGATTCTGCCTCCAATACCAGCCAAACTTATTGGAAAAATTGGTGGGAAAGACCAGGGTTTCCATTTCCCAATAGGTGTCACCACTTCAAGTAATGGGGATGTCATAGTGGCAGACACTGGAAATCACCTTGTTAAGATTTTCACGGCTGACGGCAAACTGAAATTGACCATCGGTACCACG CTGAAACCTGCCATGCAGAGACCATCAGCAGTGGTTGTAAATGAGAGAGATGAACTGTTTGTAAAGGATGATAAATGTATCAGAATGTTTGATTTAGAGCGAGGTGCTATAATTAGACAGATGGGTATTGGTCAGCTCTCTCAACCTTATG GTCTGAGTATGACTCCTGACAAAAATCTGTTAACACTGgatgttgataaaagaaacccTAAAATAGTTATTTTCTCCCAGAAGGGAGAATTGGTTAACTCGTTTCCTTATGAGCCACTGCAGGGACGTATTCCGCAGACAAGGTGTAGATTTCTAGATGTTGGCCAGAGTACACTTGTTGTCAGTGATCTAG gtCGACATGAGATCTATGTAACCGATCTACAAGGAAAGATCAAGTCGTACTTTGGTAGGGGAGGATATGGCAATGGAGAGTTCTTTGAACCTTCAGGTGTTGTTGTGGATAGTACTGGTAATATGATTGTAGCAGACAGTAAAAATGACAGGGTTCAG ataTTCCGTCCAGATGGTGGATTTGTGTGTATTGTTGGTTTTTCAGAACCCATCAAAAGACCCTCCGATATGCATTTAACAGAAGATGGACGTCTTATTGTTGTCAACTTCCTCAATCATCAGCTCAAAATTTACAAACTAGGTGATACCTGA